In Candidatus Epulonipiscium sp., the sequence AGAAGAAGCCTTAGAAATGGCGAAAAAAGATAGGTATGACTTAATTATATTAGATGTCATGCTTCCTAAAATTGATGGGCTAAATGTTTGTCAACAAATAAGAGAATTTTCTGACGTACCTATAATTATGCTTACTGCAAAAGGTGAAGATATGGATAAAATTATGGGGTTGGAATATGGGGCCGATGATTACCTTACAAAGCCTTTTAACATATTGGAATTGAAGGCGAGAATAAAAGCAATTTTAAGAAGGGTGACTCAGAATGAAAATGTAACGGATAAGAAAAAGATAAAAACCAATGGACTTGAAATGGAAATAAGTAGTAGGAGGGTTTTTGTTGATGAAAAAGAAGTAAACCTAACTGCAAAGGAATTTGATATGTTAGAATTATTTGCCTCAAATCCTGGAAAAGTATATAGCCGAGAAAGTCTCTTGGAAACAATTTGGGGGTATGATTATCCAGGGGATGTGAGAACTGTGGATGTACATGTTAGACGCCTAAGAGAAAAAATTGAAGCAAACCCAAGTCAGCCTGAATTTATCCATACAAAATGGGGAGTTGGTTATTATTTTAAGGATTGAGACAAAACAATTTCACAGTTTACGGTGGAAGATATTACTAACTTTTATGCTCATTAGCTTTATACCATTGATGGCATTTTCTACGACCCTATATAAGAGATTAGAAAATAACTATATTGAAGAGCGAAAGGCAGAATTACTCAGGCAGGCAAATGTAACCGCAGGACATATTGCTATAGGAAAATACTTACTAGATGATAGTAAAAGGGAATTGTTTGTATATGAGATTGAGCAAACCAGCAAAGAAATCAAGGCCCGAATTATTGTGGTTGATGGGAATAGTTTTGAGGCCTATGATTCTAATAAGACAGAACAAACAGAAGAAAAGAAAAAGACCCATGTATATAAGGAAATACTTAAAGCTCTTCAAGGAAAGGATACCGCTGAAAAGCACGAAGATAATTTAGTATATGCTGCTGCATCCATTATAGATAGCAACCAAATAATAGGTGCAGTAATGATATCTGCTCCAATTGACGATATGGTGAGTAAAACCTTAGATACCATAAAAAGGCAGCTGTATCTTTTAACTATACTCACCAGTATGATAATTGGTATTTTAAGTTTTTTTGCTTCAGGGGTAATTACTAATCCTTTAAAAAGAATGTTAAAAGTAATTCAAAAAATTACAGAGGGACATCTTGAACAAAAAGTCGAAATAAAAGGTAGAGATGAACTAGCAGAACTTGGAAATGCATTTAACCATATGTCTAGTCAGCTTTTGAAGGTAGATCAGTCAAGGCAGGAATTTGTTTCAAATGTATCCCATGAATTAAAGACCCCTTTAAGTTCTATTAAGGTCTTAGGAGAGTCTTTATTATTTCAAGAGGAAGTTCCAAACGAGATGTATAAAGAATTTTTTATAGATATTAATTCAGAAGTGGATAGATTAACTGCAATTATAAATGATCTTTTATTACTGGTTAGGTTAGATCGAAAAGAAGTGCCCATGACAGTTCAAAATACTAATTTAAATAAACTCATTCAAGAAATTTTAAAACGTCTTCACCCCCTAGCAAACAAAAAAAATATAGAATTAATATATGAGAGTTTTAGGGATGTGTATGCAGAAGTAGATGAAATGAAACTTACCTTAGCTATTTCTAATTTAGTTGAAAATGGTATTAAATATACTGAAGAAGCTGGAACTGTAAGGGTAACTGTAGATGCAGACCATCAAAATTCATTTATCAAGGTTATCGATACAGGAATAGGTATTCCAGAAGAAGAAAAAGATAAAATATTTGATCGTTTCTATAGAGTAGATAAGACAAGGGATAGAGAAACGGGGGGAACTGGATTGGGATTGTCGATTACCTATCGAACTGTTTTATTACACCATGGAAGTATTAAGGTAACGAATAATGAGAGTGAAGGTTCAGAATTTACTATAAGATTGCCACTTAAGCAAAGTTAATAATTTTGTAACAACTATTTGCTATGATTGTAAAGATTATATTATATAATATCCCATACCATATAGACTGATTCTATTACAGTTAATAATAAGTGTATATCTATCGGAGGTGATAGGATGAGATCCAAAAATAAAACCGCATTAATTTTCATATTTATTTTTTCACTTATCTTACTTATTTCATTAGTAAGCTGTAAAATGTCAAACAATAAACAAGATAAAAATAAGGATACGCAAGTAATCTTATATTTTATTGATGGGGATAAATCACAATTAAAAGAAGAAAAACGGTTGGTCAATTTAGAAAGCAAAGAAGACTTAATAAAATACTCTGTTGAGGAGCTTAAAAAAATGCCTAAAACCGTGGGGCTTCAACCTTCTATTCCACAGGACATTAAAATCAATACGATGGTATTAGAGGGCAACACATTAAAAGTTGATATCTCGTCGCAATATAAAGATTTATCAGCACAAAAACAAGTATTGCTTAGGGCATCCTTGGTGAAAAGCCTTACAGAATTTGATTTTGTGGACTTATTAGAAATTATGATTGAAGGTGAGCCTCTTCTTGGTGCAGATGGTAAGGCTATAGGTCCTATGTCAAAGGAAGATATAGTTCTTGAACCGTCCAATGCTATAACTAAGGCTAGCTTACAAAATGTTAAATTATATTTTTCTAGCAATAACGCAGAAAAATTAGTTCCCGAAGAAAGACAAATAGAAATAAATCCTAATATTTCATTGGAAAAATACATTGTGGAGCAATTGATTTTAGGACCTAATAATAAGGAATTAATCATGACAGTTCCACCAGAAACAACTATAAAGGATATCGAAACTAAGGATGGAATTTGTTATGTGGATTTAAGCAATGAATTTAGAACGAAACATTGGGGAGGCTCTACAGGGGAAACTATGACTATTTATTCTATTGTAAATTCCCTTACAGAGTTACCTAATGTTAAAAAAGTACAATTTTTAATAGAAGGGGAAAAACAACAAGAATTTAAGGGGCATTATGATTTTAGCGGTCTATTTGATAGAGATGAAAATTTAATTAGATAATGAATTAAGTGGAGGACAAAATGAAGCGTCCGCTTATCTGGATATTTTTAATGTACTTATTAGGTATTTTAGGGGGATGGTACTGCTTAAATTTAAGCAGCACTATCCTTTTTTTTAGTTTTATTTTTGTTATTGTAATAATACTATACAAAAAAACAAAGTGGAACGGAATATTGGTATTCCCCTTATTTTTGTTGTTTGGATATATACAAATAGAGCTGAGCTTTATTCCTAAGGATGTTATTTTAGAAGAAGCAATAAATAAAAACAGCAGTATGAATGTTAAGGTGAAAGGCGTTATCGAGGATATCAAGGATACAGGGGACGGTCAAATAAGCTGCATTATAAAATCCAGTGAAATCCTTTGTAAAAATAAAATCCATGTAAAACCAATTAAAATAAAACTTTATACAAAACTAAATAGTAAAATAGAATATGGCAATATAGTTCAAGTGGATGGAAAAATAATGGCTTTTGAACCTCTTAGGAATCCTGGTGGATGGAATGAAGTCCTTTATATGAAAACTCAAGGAATAGATTATAAAATGTTTGGGGACTTGATATCTATAAAACCTGATAGGAAAAATTTTAGGAGTTATTTGCAGCAACTTAGGGGTAGGTTTTTTCAAGTGTACGATAAATTATTACCATTTGAACAATCTTCCATAATAAAAGCAATGATTATTGGGGAAAAAAGCACCTTAGGCAAGGAACAAAAATTAATATATCAGCAGGCAGGCATATCTCATATATTGGCGATATCGGGTCTACATATTTCTATTATTGCTTTGTTTTTATGGTGGATATTTAAAGCCCTTAGGGCACCAGCTATTGTTAGTACAATTTCTATTGTATCTTTCCTATGGATATACTGTGTTTTTACAGGGTTTGGGGTTTCCACCGTAAGGGCGGTATTAATGATTACCCTAACTTTATCTAGCAAAATCATACGGAGAAGTTATGATGTACATACCTCTATAGTCCTAGCTGCATTTATAATTCTTATAAAGCAACCCCTATATCTATGGAATGCGGGTTTTCAACTATCCTTTGCGGCGGTATTGGGACTAATTTTCCTTGGCCCCTTATTCAATAGGATATTTTGGATACCTGAAAAAATCCGTAAGATTTTATCTCCTTCCATGGGGGCAGGACTTGCAACTTTACCTATAGTAGCGTATCATTTTTATTATATTTCACTAATAGGATTTATTCTTAATCTGATTATAGTTCCTCTATCTACCTTTGTGGTAGGCTTTGGTTTTTTAGGGGGGGTTGTTGGCCTTTTTTGGATTCAGGGAGCCCGTTTTATCATAGGAATAGTTTATTATATACTTTGTTTTTATGAATATATAGCCAAATTATTTATAAGGATTCCCCATTCGAATTTAATAACAGGAGCCACTAGCCTATGGCAGATTTTTGTGTATTATACGACTATTTTTGTACCCATATTGTATTTTTACTATAAAAGAGAGTACAATCTAAACAAAAAGATATTAGGTCGTTTCGGTATAATTTGTCTTTTGTTATGGGGTACATTCTTATTTAAGAATAATAAGTTTGAAGTTGTTTTTTTAGATGTAGGCCAAGGAGATTCGGCAGTAATCCATACCGAAAACAACAAGAACCTATTAATAGATGGGGGAGATAAAGGGTGTCAGAAAGTTATTCTACCCTATTTACATTATAAGGGTATAACCAGTTTAGATGGGGTGTTTTTATCCCATCCCGATAAGGATCATTTAGCAGGACTTGTAGATATCTTAGATTACATAGATATTAAAAAAATATATGTATCCGTAGAAAACGATGGTAAAGATAAAATGTATCACCAATTTATATCAAAGGCAAAAAGCCTTGATATACCTTGTTATTTCCTAAAAAAAGGAGAAGAAATTTCAATTGATAAGATTCATTTAATTTGTCTGTACCCTCAAGATAATCACATGAAGAAAGATGGTGGGGGATGGAATAAGGTATCGATGGTTTTTCAAATACAATACGGGACCCATACATTTTTATTTACTGGAGATATTGAAAAAGAGCAGGAAAATAATATATTAAGACTTTATAAACCTATACAAACAGATTTTCTAAAGGTTCCCCATCATGGTTCCAAAACTTCTTCTACTGAGGACTTTATCCGTTGGTGTAATCCCCAAAATGCCATCATTAGCTGTTCCAAAAATAATAGATATAGTCACCCTCATAAAGAAGTAATAGAAAGACTATCTAAAAATAATATAAACACCATAACCACATCGAATAATGGTGCGGTTATGATAACATCCAATGGAAAAGAGTACGCAATAAATACTATGATACAAAATAGGGGTAATGTATATGAAGCAGCTAAAAGAAGAATTGAAAAAAGATATTTTTCGTTCATCATATTTATTTTATGGGGAGGAGCAGTTCTTAAAAAAGTATTATCTAGAAAGGATAATGGAAAAACTAGTTCCCTGTGAGAATCGATTGATGAATATGGTAACTTTCGAGGGAAAATCAGTTGCAGCCCATCAAATTATAGAAACTGCGCAGGTTCTTCCATTTATGGGTGAAAAGCGGCTTGTTATTGTTGAGGATTCGGGATTATTCATTTCGGGGCGTAAAAGTGATGCGGAACTTATCAATACCTTTATAGAAAACATACCACCTACAACCTGTCTTATATTTCTAGAAAATGAAGTGGATAAAAGAAATAAGCTATACAAAACCATGAACAGCATGAAAGTAGCCATTGAGTTTAAAACTCTTAAGGAAGAAGAACTGCTTATATGGATAAAGAGGGAGTTTAAAAAAGATAAAAGGGCAATCGACAATAAGACGGCTTTATACATGATTCGTACAGTTGGAACCTCTATGGGGGAGATATTAAATGAGATTGAGAAATTAATTGCCTATACGGATGAAAATGCCGATATAACCTCTAAGGATATAGATAATATATGTACTAAATCTCTAGAGGCTCATATTTTTGACCTTCTTAAAGCAATGGGTTATAAGAAGGCAGATGAGGCCCTTAGGATATATTCAAATCTCATTCTACTTAAGGAGCCCCCAATTAGAATCCTGGCTATGATAACAAGACAGATAAGATTAATTCTACAGGTAAAATATCTTTATGAACGGGGGACAAGTCCAAGGAACATCGCCCAAGAATTAAAACAGCCGTATTTTGTGGTAAATGACTGTTTAAAACAGTCACAGTTTTTTACAATATCCACGTTAAAGCAGGCAATAAAAGATTGTTTAGAAACTGATATAGCATCAAAAACAGGCAAGATGGAACCACAGTTAGCAATTGAAATATTTCTTATGAAATATAGCAAATAAAAACCACCCTAAAGGGTGGTTTTTATTTATGCGCCAATTTTATTTACTATCTTAGCTAAGCTTGATTTCTTTCTAGCAGCAGCATTCTTATGGAATACACCTTTAGAAACAGCTTTATCAATTTCAGTAGCAGCTTTCGCTAAAGCAATTTTAGCTTCTTCAAGATTATTATTTTCGGCGGTTAAAACAACTTTCTTTATAGCTGTTTTAACTTTTGATTTAATAATACGATTTCTTAAAGTTTTTGTTTGGATAACTTTTATTCTTTTCTTTGAAGATTTTATATTTGCCATCTTGTCACCTCCTCAGGATTCGTGATTAGACGAGACACATCTTTTATTTGG encodes:
- a CDS encoding response regulator transcription factor, whose protein sequence is MKNKVLVVDDEKLIVKGIKFSLEQENLLVDAAYDGEEALEMAKKDRYDLIILDVMLPKIDGLNVCQQIREFSDVPIIMLTAKGEDMDKIMGLEYGADDYLTKPFNILELKARIKAILRRVTQNENVTDKKKIKTNGLEMEISSRRVFVDEKEVNLTAKEFDMLELFASNPGKVYSRESLLETIWGYDYPGDVRTVDVHVRRLREKIEANPSQPEFIHTKWGVGYYFKD
- a CDS encoding cell wall metabolism sensor histidine kinase WalK, with product MLISFIPLMAFSTTLYKRLENNYIEERKAELLRQANVTAGHIAIGKYLLDDSKRELFVYEIEQTSKEIKARIIVVDGNSFEAYDSNKTEQTEEKKKTHVYKEILKALQGKDTAEKHEDNLVYAAASIIDSNQIIGAVMISAPIDDMVSKTLDTIKRQLYLLTILTSMIIGILSFFASGVITNPLKRMLKVIQKITEGHLEQKVEIKGRDELAELGNAFNHMSSQLLKVDQSRQEFVSNVSHELKTPLSSIKVLGESLLFQEEVPNEMYKEFFIDINSEVDRLTAIINDLLLLVRLDRKEVPMTVQNTNLNKLIQEILKRLHPLANKKNIELIYESFRDVYAEVDEMKLTLAISNLVENGIKYTEEAGTVRVTVDADHQNSFIKVIDTGIGIPEEEKDKIFDRFYRVDKTRDRETGGTGLGLSITYRTVLLHHGSIKVTNNESEGSEFTIRLPLKQS
- a CDS encoding GerMN domain-containing protein, translated to MRSKNKTALIFIFIFSLILLISLVSCKMSNNKQDKNKDTQVILYFIDGDKSQLKEEKRLVNLESKEDLIKYSVEELKKMPKTVGLQPSIPQDIKINTMVLEGNTLKVDISSQYKDLSAQKQVLLRASLVKSLTEFDFVDLLEIMIEGEPLLGADGKAIGPMSKEDIVLEPSNAITKASLQNVKLYFSSNNAEKLVPEERQIEINPNISLEKYIVEQLILGPNNKELIMTVPPETTIKDIETKDGICYVDLSNEFRTKHWGGSTGETMTIYSIVNSLTELPNVKKVQFLIEGEKQQEFKGHYDFSGLFDRDENLIR
- a CDS encoding DNA internalization-related competence protein ComEC/Rec2, producing MKRPLIWIFLMYLLGILGGWYCLNLSSTILFFSFIFVIVIILYKKTKWNGILVFPLFLLFGYIQIELSFIPKDVILEEAINKNSSMNVKVKGVIEDIKDTGDGQISCIIKSSEILCKNKIHVKPIKIKLYTKLNSKIEYGNIVQVDGKIMAFEPLRNPGGWNEVLYMKTQGIDYKMFGDLISIKPDRKNFRSYLQQLRGRFFQVYDKLLPFEQSSIIKAMIIGEKSTLGKEQKLIYQQAGISHILAISGLHISIIALFLWWIFKALRAPAIVSTISIVSFLWIYCVFTGFGVSTVRAVLMITLTLSSKIIRRSYDVHTSIVLAAFIILIKQPLYLWNAGFQLSFAAVLGLIFLGPLFNRIFWIPEKIRKILSPSMGAGLATLPIVAYHFYYISLIGFILNLIIVPLSTFVVGFGFLGGVVGLFWIQGARFIIGIVYYILCFYEYIAKLFIRIPHSNLITGATSLWQIFVYYTTIFVPILYFYYKREYNLNKKILGRFGIICLLLWGTFLFKNNKFEVVFLDVGQGDSAVIHTENNKNLLIDGGDKGCQKVILPYLHYKGITSLDGVFLSHPDKDHLAGLVDILDYIDIKKIYVSVENDGKDKMYHQFISKAKSLDIPCYFLKKGEEISIDKIHLICLYPQDNHMKKDGGGWNKVSMVFQIQYGTHTFLFTGDIEKEQENNILRLYKPIQTDFLKVPHHGSKTSSTEDFIRWCNPQNAIISCSKNNRYSHPHKEVIERLSKNNINTITTSNNGAVMITSNGKEYAINTMIQNRGNVYEAAKRRIEKRYFSFIIFILWGGAVLKKVLSRKDNGKTSSL
- the rpsT gene encoding 30S ribosomal protein S20, giving the protein MANIKSSKKRIKVIQTKTLRNRIIKSKVKTAIKKVVLTAENNNLEEAKIALAKAATEIDKAVSKGVFHKNAAARKKSSLAKIVNKIGA